The Luteimonas sp. YGD11-2 genome has a window encoding:
- the pilG gene encoding twitching motility response regulator PilG — protein sequence MTQDEKRAGSLDGLRVMVIDDSKTIRRTAETLLKREGAEVVTAVDGFEALAKIADHKPQIIFVDIMMPRLDGYQTCALIKNNQVFRQTPVIMLSSKDGLFDKARGRIVGSEQYVTKPFTREELLDAIRKHVNT from the coding sequence ATGACGCAGGACGAGAAACGCGCCGGAAGCCTCGATGGCTTGCGGGTGATGGTGATCGACGACTCGAAAACCATCCGCAGGACCGCCGAAACGCTGCTCAAGCGCGAGGGGGCCGAGGTGGTCACCGCGGTGGACGGGTTCGAGGCGCTGGCCAAGATCGCCGACCACAAGCCGCAGATCATCTTCGTCGACATCATGATGCCGAGGCTCGACGGCTATCAGACCTGCGCGCTGATCAAGAACAACCAGGTCTTCCGGCAGACGCCGGTGATCATGCTGTCGTCCAAGGACGGGCTGTTCGACAAGGCACGCGGGCGCATCGTCGGCTCCGAGCAGTACGTCACCAAGCCGTTCACGCGCGAGGAACTCCTCGACGCGATCCGCAAGCACGTCAACACCTGA
- a CDS encoding chemotaxis protein CheW — translation MSTPERTGGGDAFALLIDYERRSLAHEAGLPERLDAPGLWRGVGYRVGVRRLASNFDEVVEILPLPQITPVPGAQGWMLGVANVRGNLLPIVDLKQFLEGERTVLHESQRMLVVRQAGGDVAVTIDELFGQRSFHETNEVPADALAQGRYAHFVDRAFRLGDHEWGIFSLERLTRTPEFRQAAA, via the coding sequence ATGAGCACCCCGGAGCGCACGGGAGGCGGGGATGCCTTCGCGCTGCTGATCGACTACGAGCGGCGCAGCCTTGCGCACGAGGCCGGCCTGCCGGAGCGGCTGGATGCGCCCGGGCTGTGGCGTGGGGTCGGATACCGCGTCGGCGTGCGTCGGCTCGCCTCCAATTTCGACGAGGTCGTCGAGATCCTGCCGCTGCCGCAGATCACCCCGGTGCCCGGTGCACAGGGGTGGATGCTCGGCGTGGCCAACGTGCGCGGAAACCTGCTGCCGATCGTCGACCTCAAGCAGTTCCTCGAGGGCGAGCGCACCGTGCTGCACGAAAGCCAGCGCATGCTGGTGGTGCGCCAGGCCGGCGGCGATGTCGCCGTCACCATCGACGAACTGTTCGGCCAGCGCAGCTTCCACGAGACCAACGAAGTGCCGGCCGATGCGCTGGCGCAGGGGCGTTACGCGCATTTCGTCGATCGCGCGTTCCGCCTCGGCGACCACGAGTGGGGGATCTTCAGCCTCGAACGGCTGACCCGCACGCCGGAGTTCAGACAAGCCGCGGCCTGA
- a CDS encoding response regulator — MARILLIEDSPTDTAVLTQLLQRHAHEVLTASSAEEGIEVARRELPDLVLMDVVLPGMNGFQATRALSRDSATGAIPVLIVSTKGMETDKAWGMRQGARGYIVKPPEEGALIAQINELLGADA, encoded by the coding sequence ATGGCACGCATTCTGTTGATCGAGGATTCGCCGACCGATACGGCGGTCCTCACCCAGCTGCTCCAGCGTCATGCGCACGAGGTGCTCACCGCATCGAGCGCCGAGGAAGGCATCGAGGTCGCACGCCGCGAGCTGCCCGACCTGGTGCTGATGGACGTGGTGCTGCCCGGCATGAACGGCTTCCAGGCCACGCGTGCACTGTCGCGCGACAGCGCCACCGGCGCCATCCCGGTGCTGATCGTGAGCACCAAGGGCATGGAGACCGACAAGGCCTGGGGCATGCGCCAGGGCGCCAGGGGCTACATCGTCAAGCCGCCGGAAGAAGGGGCGCTGATCGCCCAGATCAACGAGCTGCTCGGCGCCGACGCATGA